The nucleotide window TGTGGTATTTGCATTTTGCCTGATGCCCAGCAAGGTGGGTGGTGTGGGACCCCTTCCAAATCCCGCTAGCCAATTGGcagctgcctggccactggctccAGGGCCATGAAAGGTCCAGTTCTGGCTGACTGCTGCTACAAACTGGACTGGCTTCATTTTCCTTCGATCGTGGACAAAAAATATCAGCTTGAGGTAGACAAGCTGTGTGGCTAGGAGGATGAGAGCGAGGAGCAGCATAAATCCAAGGGAGTCGTTAGCCCTGAACGAGCGGTGTTGGAAGGTGCACTGATCCTCCTCCCTAATGAACGAGTAGGTGCCCACGTCTAAAACTGGGGGGAAGGCCATGGCCACAGACAGAGTCCAGACCATGCAGATCACAGCCAAACACGTCCAAAAGGTCAGCCTCTTTGTATAGAAGCGGTGATGGGCGATAGCTAAGTATCTGGTGACGCTGATGCAGAAGAGCATGAAAGCTGTGTGGAAACAGGACAAAACCCCCAGAAAGGCAATCACTTTGCAAGTCAGAGTCCCATAAGTCCAGGTAGAGCCATTTTTGACAGAGTTGAAtacaaatggaaaacaaattGCAGATCTGAGGATGTCTGAACAGCACagatccagcaggaagtagtagggagctCTGTGCAAGGTCTTATCTTTCACTAGCAAAATGGAGATCAGGAGGTTGCCCACCACGCTGACTCCTATTATGAAACCCAAGGAAGTCAGTTTCAGAAAGGCTGTTAGAGGCGAAAGATTTTGCAAAATGTTGTCAGCTGCATGGCTATAGTTCGCCATAGATGGATGGAGGATAAAAAAACAGCCTCAGTCAAGTCTCATGATCTAGATACAAGAACAGGGAAAAGCTAGATCCATGCATTTTACTGAAAATGTAATCCACAAAGAGATCTGATCCAATCTGTGCTCatgcttcctctttccttccgTGTGATTTGCCATCAGAATAtctgaaggagaaaaaagagaactATCAGCTCTTAAGTTAACAAGCCATGATGTCAAAGCAAGCAGAAAGCTGGCCCTTTATGAGGAAGCAAATAAAGTTTCCATTTTAAACAC belongs to Peromyscus eremicus chromosome 3, PerEre_H2_v1, whole genome shotgun sequence and includes:
- the Gpr85 gene encoding probable G-protein coupled receptor 85; translated protein: MANYSHAADNILQNLSPLTAFLKLTSLGFIIGVSVVGNLLISILLVKDKTLHRAPYYFLLDLCCSDILRSAICFPFVFNSVKNGSTWTYGTLTCKVIAFLGVLSCFHTAFMLFCISVTRYLAIAHHRFYTKRLTFWTCLAVICMVWTLSVAMAFPPVLDVGTYSFIREEDQCTFQHRSFRANDSLGFMLLLALILLATQLVYLKLIFFVHDRRKMKPVQFVAAVSQNWTFHGPGASGQAAANWLAGFGRGPTPPTLLGIRQNANTTGRRRLLVLDEFKMEKRISRMFYIMTFLFLTLWGPYLVACYWRVFARGPVVPGGFLTAAVWMSFAQAGINPFVCIFSNRELRRCFSTTLLYCRKSRLPREPYCVI